GTGCTACTCACTGATGAGGGTGAACCAGAGTGTTATAAGGAGGCCATGGAAGATAAACATAAGGATCAGTGGATTGAAGCCATGCAAGATAAGATGAAATCTTTGCACGAGAATCACACTTATGAGTTGATGAAATTGCCTAGGGGCATGCGAGCTTTAAAGAACAAGTGGGTATTCAAAGTCAAAGTTGAATAACACATCTTGAAGCCCAGATACAAAGCTAGATTGGTTGTTAAAGGATTTGGTCAAAGAAAGAATATTGACtttcacaaaatattttctcttgtTGTGAAAATGTCCTCAATTCGTACAGTTCTTGGTTTAGCTGCTAGtcttaatttagagattgagcAGATGGATGTGAAGATAATTTTTCTTCATGGTGACCTAGAAGAGGAGATTTATATGGAATAACCTAAGGGCTTCAAAGTAAATGGTAGAGAAAATTTTAtgtgcaaactcaaaaagaatCTCTATGGGTTAAAGCAAGCTCTTAGACAGTGATACAAAAAgtttaaatatattatggggGAGCAAGGCTACAAGAAgacttcttcaaatcattgtgtatttgtacaaaaattttctaatgatgattttatcatcctcctgttatatgtggatgatatgttaaTTGTGGGCAGGAATACTTCTAAGATTGACGAGCTGAAGAAAGAGTTGTGTAAGTCTTTtgctatgaaagacttgggtcatgccaaaaaaaaTTTGGGCATGAGAATTACTCCTCTTAGGGATGAAAGAAAGATTTATCTCTCATAAGAGAAGTACATTGAATGTGTACTGAAGCACTTCAACATGAAGAATGCTAAGCCTGTTAACACACATTTTGCTGgtcatatgaagttgagcaAGAAGATGTGTCATACAGCTCGGGAGAAAAAAGTGAACATGGCCAAAGTTCCATATTCATCCATCGTCGGAAGTCTAATGTATGcactagacctgatattgctCATGCTGTTGGTGTTGTTAGTAGGTTTCTCGATAATCCAGAAAAATTACATTGGGAAGCCGTAAAGTGGATACTCAAGTATCTGAGAGGAAGGTCAGATAAATGTTTGTGTTTTGgaggatcaaatccaatcttgaaGGGCTATACAGATGCTGATATGACAGGTGGACTTGATAACAGAAAATCCACTACTGGATATTTGTTCACTTTTTCAGGGGGAGCTATATCATGACAGTCAAAGTTGCAGAAGTGTGTTGCACTGACTACAACTGAAGCTGAGTATATTGCAGCTACTGAAGCTGGCAAGGAGATGATATGGCTCAAGCAATTTCTTCAAGAGATTGGTTTGCATCATAAGGAGTATGTCGTTTATTGTGACAGTCAAAGTGCAATAGACTTGAGCAAGAATTCACTGTACCATGCAAGGACTAAACTTATAGACGTGAGATATCACTGGATTCGAGAAAAGATAGAAAACGAATCTATGTAGGTTGAAAAGATCTCTACAAATGAGAATGCTGCagatatgttgaccaaagtgGTAACAAGGGACAAGTTCGAACTGTGCAAAGAACTTGTTGGCATGAGCTCTCTCTGAGAAGATGAAAATACCTCATTCTAGTGTATGGGACTGGAGGGGGAGATTTGTGGGGTCCAGTTCCCGTTTCAAATTCATAGAAGGAGTCAAATATGGTTGCAATTGTTTAACAATTGCTCCATGTTTTTTGTCAAATATTGTTGCCAATTGGTTCAGCAATTTGCTCCGTGTTTTTTTGTCAAACATGGTAGGCAAGGTTGGTGGGAAGAGTTCCTATAAAAGGATCTCTTCAGCTCCTCATTCAATACACCAATTAACAGAGAGACAATATTTAGAGAGCTATGAGGTTTTGATAgactatatataataaaatagtatgtgatatttttagtaaggtgaGAGATCAAAAGAGTgatattccttttgagtgtgtggtagtcatttttgagtattttacttgGTACTACCCAATGTAAAAttccttactatagtgatatctaTTGTTCCTCTTGGCCTAtggtttttcccttatttaaaagagttttcacgtaaaattcttgatgtcattatttttctattttatttatactattttgactatatatatttttgtgttagttcATTTTTTCCAACACATCTGAACCCCCTTCGtcttaaaaaattacactgtatatatatgattaatttttgatttatacATATATGTACTTAGTGATGAACCCCCTCATCATAAGCTTAGTGATGTACCCCCGCATCATAAGCTAAGGGCTTGGTTCAGTGGTAAAGGAGATTCATGATGTGCATGGTGCCGTAGGTTCAAATCCGAGTAACAACAACCTTATTTTACAGTTGATTTTACTAGATACTACAATATTGAACAATaaatttcttttctatttttgtaaATTAAGTAAAACTTATAACTTTTTTTAagttttcataattaaaattaaaagaaatacaTTTTCTCATACCTGTTTTAAGTCAGACgtttaatttatatttgattaaggaatatgattggatttggaagGCCAGGATCCTTCtactaaagaaaaaaatgtggCTTTAAGGTGCAAatcaagaattaaaaaaatcctTATCATTAAaggtttttaaaattatttatcttatgtcagtagtttttttttgataatataatcttctatattttttatttagtttcaaaaattgaatagcGTGTATATACAACAATGACGCAGATAAAatccaaaattaaaattaaaaaaaaatacattctcTCATACTCATTTAATATTATGTCAAACACTtacttttttgattttattgttCGTGTTAAAGTAGagttgaattttatttaattgcTTATATCAAAACCTACCCGTTTATATTTGATCCGATCCAACCCGCTTATTTGTAAATACTATCAGTATTTGCTTACTTATTTTCTTGAACCCCTCGATAAGAATTTTACCTCCGCCACTAAACACATACTTCACCAATATAATGTATTTTTCACCAAATATAAATGTAAGACACATGTTTATTCATACATATTTTCATTGCAAAATAACAACGAttaaataacatatattttcaCATTAAATTTAACCATTGACGTGATATTATTTGATTTTATGTAAATATGGCGTATTTGTTTTAGAGACCGTTTTGATGGATTTACGagctattttaattatttttttagtgtttgacaGAATTTAGAGGATTGActttttgcttatttttattatgtttaacttaaaaataaatgcTTATAagtattgtattttattttattcaaacgttacaaaattatttttaacttaaaaacacctaaaataagtcaattcaaacgggctcttaacTTTGAAATAAAGTGTTTTTACAATAAAAgcaataaatttaataatttcaaCCAGACTCTTAGTtactatttaaatattttctttgatcataactttttcAAATACTCTCTAAATATTCTGTATGATTAACtattatttatagtattttttttatagtttctaaatatatacaatattttgaaaatttcccTCTTAATTCAAATGAACCCAAACATATTAAAACAAAAAGATAAAGtatttacaatatatatacTTTCTTCGTCTCAAAATATGTGTCATCttagcaaaaaaaatataagagaaGTATCGTAAACACCCCTAAATTTAGTGCAAATTATTAGTTTCGTCTTCGAATTATTGACAACCTTAGAAACACTcctttatttgactaactaaaCTTTGATACACATCCAAATTTATCACATGATATAACAAGTGGTTTCAAACTTTTGTAGAAGCATGATGCTCTTAATAACAATCCAAAAGAATTGTTGAAACACCCAAAACTTGACGAGTATTCAGGAGTGCATttcacttatgttataaaatcAAGAGTATATTTAAATTTAGTTAGTGAAGTAAAATGATGCTTTTAAAATTGTTAATAATTCAAGGATAAGAGTAATAATTTACACttttgaataattatttcaaaaaaattaaaacagatAACGTGGACAAGTAATACTATACAAAGTGAATAgtaaaaaaatctttatatatatataaagcctGAGAAAGCTGAAAGGAAACTCAAAAACGTGCTCTTCCCTCTACCATAATGGCCACCACAAATCGAGACGAATCCGATAAAGACAGTACGGCTTCTTCTTCAATAACAATGCCGGAATCCAGTCGCCGGAGTTGGATGAGTAGTACTAATCTCAGTAGTTTCAGTAGTCGCCGGAGCTCAATTTCAATTTGCAATGAAAACCCCTATTTTTCCAACTCACACAAACCacacaaatcaaatcaaatcccTTGGGAACTCATTCGACGGATCCGGGTCGAATCGGGTCAAATCAAACTCGAGCATTTCCGATTACTCCGCCGTGTCGGCGGCGGCGATATCGGTAGTGTTTACTTGTGTGAAATTAGAAATCCGGTTGTTGGTTTACCGCAGTGTTTTTACGCTATGAAGGTTGTGGATAGAGAAGCTGTTGAGATAAGGAAGAAATTGCAGAGAGCGGAAATGGAGAAGGAGATTTTGGGGATTATTGATCATCCATTTTTGCCTACTTTGTATGCACAATTTGAAGCTTCACATTATTCGTGTTTGGTTATGGAGTATTGTCCCGGCGGAGATTTGCATGCCGTCCGCCAACGGCAGACCGGAAAACGTTTCACCATTTCCTCTGCTaagtaagttatttattttcaagttttaagtTATATACGCGGACAACATAAAACTATTTAAAGATAATTGCATTTATTTTGATGGTATTAAACAATTATTATACCGATagtttatataaattaaactcTTAATTATATTGATCGGTTATCTAGAAAAAAACATTAAGGTCACTCCTATAACTAGTTAAACTACTTTGGTAATATAAACATATATTTACACTATCAATATATTTAActtaaattattcataattacTCTTGATCCATCGATCCGTTATAGAACATTTTTATTGTTTAGTTCTTGTTATTTTTTACTAacacatttaattatttatcaattaaccaatttttttaaaactatataTGATATAGAGTCTGTTTGAattagcttataagttgtttataacctatttttagttttttttttgaatgtttgactgaccaacttaaaTTTATTGTGTGTTTAAAATaagcccaaaaaaataattgcttAGCTTAcctaaaataacttataagccaaaaaaaattgagttacCAAGCTTATAaacttctttaaaaaaaaaaaaaagcttatCCAAACATGCTGATAGTCTTTTTACCTCTATGCTTTTATGCCAAGCTTTTAATAATAGCCACTTTATCTTGTGACATCTTTAGTATTTCCATGACTTCTTCACtttcattataatttttttttcgaaCTACTTTGAAATGTTTTTTCTTGAGTCGAGAGTCTATCTAAAACAATCCATCTACTTCCCAAGACAGGAATAAGGTCTGTATACATGCTATCCCTCTccagacctcacttgtggggTTATACTACCCTAAGTATGTtgttattttatcttatgtgattttgttttttttatttataggttTTATGCTGCAGAAATACTATTGGCATTAGAATATCTCCATATGATGGGAATTGTATACAGAGATTTAAAGCCAGAAAATGTGCTTGTAAGATCAGATGGTCACATTATGCTTTCAGATTttgatctttcttttaaatGTGATGAAGTTGTTCCAACACTGATAAAGTCGAAAACAACAAAATCCATTGTCAAAACCCCAAGAAATTCTTATTGTGCTATGCCAATTCAACCAGTCTTATCCTGTTTCTTATCACAAAAAACAGAACAAAAACATGAAATCCAAGAACAGAATCAAGAGATTGTTGCTGAACCTATAAATGCTCGATCGAAATCATTCGTTGGAACACATGAATATTTAGCCCCTGAGGTGATTTCAGGGCAGGGTCATGGAAGTGCAGTAGATTGGTGGACACTAGGGGTGTTTCTGTATGAACTTATTTTCGGTACCACCCCTTTTAAAGGAGAGAATAATGAGAAAACGCTCGTCAACATACTGAAGAAACCATTGACATTCCCAAGAATCGCGATAAGTAGCAGCAGAGAGTATGAAGAAATGGTGAAAGTTCAAGATTTGATTTGTAGATTACTTGTGAAGAATCCCAAGAAGAGAATTGGGAGTTTACAAGGTTCTGTTGAAATCAAGAAACATGACTTCTTTAAAGGTGTAAATTGGGCTTTGATTAGGTCAATTAAGCCACCAGAAGTACCAAATGATTTGGTGAAAATGAGGGGTGTTAGAGGTGCTGCTGTTGTTCCAAAATTGAGCAAGAAACAAAGGGAAGAACCTTATCAAATCCCTCAGTATTTTGATTACTTTTAAACATTGTAAATAGTTTAGGGTAATTAATTAACAAGATAGCAAGTTGTAATCATGTATCACATGAAGAAAATAGCTAGttgttttcatatacatgtttCTCTTTTAACATTATCTGCTTTTAGATAAAGTTCGGACGATTTTTCTCCGAAAGGTCTCACACTATTTTGGAGTATACTTACATCTCAACgatcaatcacacatccatCAATATCCTTCTATCGAACTAAGCTTCACATGATTCTCATAAACCTCCTGAACTAAGTTCCACATGGTCGATCATTTCATGTGCTTATATgaagatacattgtgtgtcaTCCATATCGTATGACTATTTATCGCCTTGAAGCCCAATAGTTAGCTTGTTCGTGGGTGTGTTCTCCAAAAACTCTAGTAAAGGTAGTAAATCGAGTCTCACGTCATCACTTGACAATCTTCATACTTGTCTCCCAACACTATAGATTTTGAATCAAGTTTTAGGCTAATTCACTCCAAAGATATACTTTAAACAATAAAAACTTATTCGATCTagatatttatatcaaatcaaatgaaTGCATtacatgcataaaaatatttgcaTCTATCACTCAACCATCATTAACTAATATTTTCACTTCATTAAATTACTTATTTATAGACTAAATCAGTGTAAACACCTTCTAATATACTGTGATATTATTCACTTTGATCGAACCatgctcaattttttttagtagAATTAAAGATTAGGAACATTCCTTTAATCTATGCACCGAAATGTTACATGTAAGAAGTGGGGGCAAAACATAATTGTCACCATGTTTTCATGTGATAGCCATTATTACAATCTGAATTTATCATGGAAATATTAAAAAGGTTACCATAAATTCAATAAATTTGTTCTCTTTTTGTTAATAtctttttttaccttttcttctcaAGGTACTTCAATATCTAAGGTCTAGGATTCATCCTTGtcatttaataatttttctttcattattatAACAGCACCAACAATCTAAGTAGCCCATCATGTTCCTTCCCTTTTTTCCACTTATGCATAAAATTAATTGGCAATTATTgtaccattttttatttttttatttttacaaatatTAGTTTTTTGGATTGCTAATTAAGTTTTAGttagtattttaaaattaaaagcttGATTCAAGGCGTCTGCAAAATACTGCCAtctatttcaaaatataaaagcCCTTAGCACTCCGAGACGAGTGGTGGACGACCCTACAGCTCTACAAAGTCAGAATCAAATCTTTCTATTGGCTTTCTCAATTTATTcgttaataataattaaaggatgTGAAACGAATACTTCTAGTTGCTTCATCATTGGCGGCTATATGTATTTTCGTggaaaaaatgaatgaaaagcTATATGAGCGtgctattttcaagttaattaatAGATGACCTGATTTGTTCTGATAGATTGAAAGAGAGTCAGAATTTAGTTATTTTCTCATgtaaaaataatgttttgatACTAGTTAAAACGCcaaaaaaattggaaattttttgTTGGAGTTTGAACATTTATCATTTGAATTTCACGAATCattcttgaaattcaaattgataAGATTTAAATTTCATGAATCGTTTATAAAATTTGAAACTCAAGCAAAATATTTTACGTTTCGACCGTAAAAAATTAAGCTTTCGTGACTCGTTCTTAAAATTAAGCGGATCAAATATTTAAACTTCATCTATCGTtcatgaaatttaaaatttcactAAATTTTCGAACTCTTTATGTGCTAAAATAGTCTAGCTAAATAGCTTAATAAATTAAAAGGTTACCATGAATTCAATATTTGTTCTCTTTTTTGTTaacatcccccccccccccccccttttttttttttttttaccttttctccTCAAGGTACTTCAATATCTAAGGCCTAGGATTCATCCTTGTCACTtaatcatttttcttttattattataacaGCACCAACAATCTAAGTAGCCCATCATGTTCCTTCCTTGTTTCCACTTATGCATAAAGCAAATTGCCAAATACTATCAATTGTTTGGATCATTAATTAAGTTTTAGCCGTGGGTCGGAAATAATCTCTCTACTTTTTAAGATAGTCAAATAGGAATCAAATTTTACTTATGGAATTATATcgaatatgttattattgttactgTTAATTAAGTTttaatcaacattttaaaattattcagGATTCATTCAGTTTTAGTATGAAATTTctattaataaaaatagaaaaaattacctaattacacTCTCttatttaccatatttttcattatttccactaattttcaaaaatttcaaaaatccattcTTTCCATTcgaatacattaattcagtaattcgAGATTAATTCTGATTCTTAAATTATCTCTAAGTTTAGtgtatcatgctttaaatgttaCCTGCTCTATACTTAAAAAACCCTAATTTGTTAGTAATTTTTGTATCCGGAAATGaattaatgtatcagaattacTGAGTTAATGTACTCGAATTGCCATGTTTTTAAGGAATTTCTGTAAATTgaaaaaagatagaaaaaattGATAATTAACTCTTTACACTATGTGATtagtaaaaaaattacataaaaatattcatagttAAAATACGAAAAAACTTCAAAAAGATTTTACTATTTTGATTCATGAAGTTTTAATCAAGTGAGATGTTTAAAAGAGAAGTAATTTAAACAAATAAACTTATAATTAAAGTTATTAAATATTCcttaaagaataattatttattcataatCTGTGTGAACTTGTACATAATACATGATTTGTAATGATTAGTTCAAAATAAactgaaatttaaaaataaagaaaccaGTACACTTATTTTGACCAGAATTATATTATCATAACCTAAACTTTGACCTTTATTGAATTCTACGTAAATTGTATGATATCTTTATACATCATTAGATTGTATATAGAAGATCAGAAAGATTTAGCTTTAAAATGTAATTAATTAGTACTGTTAATTTTGTTCTGTTGGTCAAGTTGGTCGGGTGATTGAGAAGTtccaatattattatttttttaaaaaatacataaaattaagaatttaagttatatatattgataacatgaataatttttttgtacCATCAATATAATTTAGTTTACTATAAGTTGCTTATAATTTATTGCTAGGTTATCAATCAATGTCACCCTCTTCGATTCAATTTTTGTGAAGTTATTTGACAGAGCATGAAGTTTATGACTAAAGGAGAATTTTTTGGAACTTGtagttcaaaataaattataactaGTTATATGGCTATaagtaattttattaaaaataaataaaaatttaaattaaattgttACTAGAATAGAAAGATGTAATTCTTTTGTAACTAACTAAAAAGAAACATCACATAATTAGGACAGGAAGTATATTAAATAGAGCTACCTATCGTTACCTTTTAGATAACATGATTGtataaataattcaattatCATCGATGCATAAAACTTAAAACGTGTTAGGCCATGAAAATTATACATTTTTTACCGGCtaatatatcattttatttaaaagTCAGTGTTTGTctatgaaaatttcaaattcaacttAAAGTTGTATTTCATATTTAGAAATCAACTTATAACTTGTTCTCCAACTATTCACTTTTCCCTTTTGAAGTTCTATTAATTAAGTATATTCAGACATGGATGTTCTTTAAGATATTTTTTGTACAAAACATAACTAAACACTACTTTATCTTCGACTCCAACTCCACAAATTCAaaacaaagtaaaaaatatttgaaatatatgACCAAATGCCTACATAAACTCAATATATCCCACCTGACGAGAGTaaactataaattaattatttatcacTAAAAGGGTTCAAAATAGGagcgaattcaaaatttaaagttaatcATGGATTTAGAATAAGTGCAATCTTAGTACACGTgcgtttatatttatttattttcaaattgagaatctatcgaaaataatttctctattctacaaataagaataaattttgcatacaatacctcaTTCTTTCCGGAATTCACTTTGTGAATAACACTATATGTTATattcccaaaaatatttttctttaaaaagagaTATTTTTCAACTATGGTGGTAGTAATCATAAGTATTGTATTGCGCATTATACATCAAAGAGGAAAATCATTGCTGTTATGTTTTTATTAGGTAGATGCCacttgattattattatttttcattttcgaGAAATATGTAATTCTACTTTTGAATTTATTTAAAAAgctaaaggaaaaaaattgaataattccTATCTGAAAGTGTCAGTTCCATTTTGCATGCGTAGGAAAAGTTCTTTTCAACTTAGATAGCAACAACTAACAAAGCATAAAGTGCCAATGACTCAAAGACAAGTTTTTTGAATATTCTCCCtaagtttttaattattttttttatatataatttagtgTTTGATATTTTGTTTCAATGTGACTTATAGGTCATGAGCTTGAATTGTACAAATCGCTACTAATACTTGTATTAGAATAAATTATCTTTATCATACTCTTTATGGTGCGGTCCTTCCTCAAAACCTATGTGAACGCGAGATGCATGTGCTTTGTGCACCGGACCACCTTTTAATGTCTggtatttaatttatttctatGTGATCTATATGTTTCGGGTTTGCGTTATAAAAGCAAACCACTAATTGGGATAGACTATACAGATCATACCCCTTAGGGTGCAACCCTTTCCTAGAACTTGTGTGAATGCAAGCGAGATGCTTTTGTGCACAAAGCTACCTTTTAATTTCAATATTTGCAGTATCCTggttaatttgaatttatattaGGTAAGTTCTATTAAAGTTAAAACTGTtgtctataaaaaaaaattcatcccCAAAACTCAAATCCAAGGCCTCTAATTAATTCTATCTCACTAAGACCCTTGATATTTGGTTAAGCTTATTAATTCCttcatttcttctttcctttttgatctctttctttatttgttGATATTATAAATTGAATCAATTAATACAAACTAGGTTTTTAATTCATTGGTATACTCTAACCGACACATTATTGTGAATAttctgaataattttttttaagcatTTCCTATCCATGGAGAGTTTTTGACGTGCTAGATCACTGACATAtcctttttatctttatttgacTCTAAAATAGATTGGGTCAAAACAACTTTCTTGTTAAAATCCTTTGATTTGTATTAATTTTTGACTGCACAAAATCTCTTATAGTCATTTATGTATGTCCGTGATAGGAAAGAGGGAAATTAAACTCATagtaacaataaaaaaataaaatagaagtaGTTATAACTCCGCCTTGTGTAAAATTGCTCATATTATCAGTGAAAATCAATGTAAAACTAGTCAATTTACGAAAATCTGAACAGGGCATTAGTTCATTCTCGAGTTCTTGAATCAAGTGTAGGGGAGAATCATCACAATGTGATAAATGAAGGATTCATACAATCTAAAGGTAGTTATGATGAACTACATTATGTGCTAAACAAATTATTTCAAACCAAAAGATATTGTGGGGGTTTGGAGGGTTTTTGCCAATTTCATCAAAGAATTTGTTTTGGGCCACTTTGACATTATTGATCCACAAAACCCAATAGATAACTAGCCCACTTAACAAAAATCATATTCTGTCTTGTTGATTTTGGACCAGACAAAAGAGCCAGAAATCACAGACTTATCCATTTTGTGGTCCAGGTACTTCGTCACCAgttaccaccaccaccaacgaCATATTCAATGAATTCGCATAAGTGGAGTTTGAAAAAAATAGTGCATAGGTAGTTTTATTTTTgccttataaaaataaaagagtttaTTTTTGATCACTATTAAAAAGAGTCCAAAAAGAGACAGAAAAAATAGCGGCGGACaacgtcgcaaataaaatgtgATGGATAAAACGACGTTGttcgtctttttttttttttattaggaGCGACGGACAGTGACGCCTAGTCCGTCTCTTATTTTGGCGATTTTTTcagctaaaaataaatattatttttatataaatattttatatattttattaaaaaataattatttataaattaaatatcacGACTCCGTCCGTCgcaagtatttattttttatttattaatatttttttaacatagaGACGGACAGGGTCTCTAAGTCCGTCGCTATTGGTCAAAAGATTtgatcaaaaaatttaaaatagcgACGGACTAGGTCGCTGTGTTTGTCTCTTTTTGATCAAAAGGgcggtcaaatatttttaaaaaagagacgGACTTAGAGACGCCGTCCGtcgcttttattaaaatatatctgaaacaaaatttatttttctgtttCTCGTATCTCtaaattctctcttctctctccctTCTCCCTACAAATCCACAACTTTCCGTCGCCGCCCCGTCTCCCACCGCCATCCCCCAACCCCCGTCGCTGCCCCCCGCTTCCGTCGCTGCGCCTCCGCCTCCGCCGCTGCTGCTTTAGGAGTATTATTCATCTTAGAGGTTAGGgcttataaaaaaattcaatttatttttatttgtcatttgttagttagttaattagttgattacatttagtttgttgtagttcaaTTGTATGTTGGATtgtgaaattagtgaatgtagttatagttttgattttagggcttaagttagatttgggttgttgaattagattgtaaatattttagtaatttgtgatgttagttagttaattagtttatgccatttagtttgttgtagtttatttgtatattggattgtaaaattagtgaatctaattatagttttgattttaagctttaagttaaatttgggaattttgtattagattgtaaattggatattaatttgtgatttagtacttacttaattagtttattccatgTAGTTTGTTgtaaattatttgtatattggattgtaac
This sequence is a window from Solanum dulcamara chromosome 10, daSolDulc1.2, whole genome shotgun sequence. Protein-coding genes within it:
- the LOC129870401 gene encoding protein kinase PINOID 2; protein product: MATTNRDESDKDSTASSSITMPESSRRSWMSSTNLSSFSSRRSSISICNENPYFSNSHKPHKSNQIPWELIRRIRVESGQIKLEHFRLLRRVGGGDIGSVYLCEIRNPVVGLPQCFYAMKVVDREAVEIRKKLQRAEMEKEILGIIDHPFLPTLYAQFEASHYSCLVMEYCPGGDLHAVRQRQTGKRFTISSAKFYAAEILLALEYLHMMGIVYRDLKPENVLVRSDGHIMLSDFDLSFKCDEVVPTLIKSKTTKSIVKTPRNSYCAMPIQPVLSCFLSQKTEQKHEIQEQNQEIVAEPINARSKSFVGTHEYLAPEVISGQGHGSAVDWWTLGVFLYELIFGTTPFKGENNEKTLVNILKKPLTFPRIAISSSREYEEMVKVQDLICRLLVKNPKKRIGSLQGSVEIKKHDFFKGVNWALIRSIKPPEVPNDLVKMRGVRGAAVVPKLSKKQREEPYQIPQYFDYF